The Helianthus annuus cultivar XRQ/B chromosome 16, HanXRQr2.0-SUNRISE, whole genome shotgun sequence genome includes a window with the following:
- the LOC110869831 gene encoding uncharacterized protein LOC110869831 has translation MVSSSSLTATGLSASVMAIDTLTGANYASWKDSLDLTLVLMEFDCALTENAPPALTDKSTEVEKLLYQKWERANRLSLIFMKNSISPTIKGAIPDATTAKEYLTNVEAQSKGRLWRKPAPSF, from the exons ATGGTTTCTTCTTCATCTCTAACCGCCACTGGATTGTCAG CTTCTGTTATGGCTATTGATACTTTGACTGGTGCGAACTATGCTTCGTGGAAGGATTCTCTTGACCTTACTCTCGTACTCATGGAGTTTGACTGTGCGCTAACTGAAAACGCTCCCCCTGCTCTTACTGATAAGAGTACTGAAGTTGAAAAACTACTCTATCAAAAGTGGGAGAGAGCTAATCGCTTGTCTCTTATCTTCATGAAAAACTCGATAAGTCCTACTATCAAGGGAGCCATTCCTGACGCCACTACAGCTAAGGAATATCTGACTAATGTGGAGGCTCAATCCAAGGGACGTCTATGGCGCAAGCCAGCACCCTCATTCTGA